In the Setaria italica strain Yugu1 chromosome VI, Setaria_italica_v2.0, whole genome shotgun sequence genome, one interval contains:
- the LOC101763850 gene encoding cytochrome P450 750A1-like, which produces MELPPLLATFLAMVLAAVILRTLKPTSSRRVYNLPPGPRPWPVIGNFNLIGALPHRSIHELSKKYGELVHLRFGSYSAVVGSSVDMARLFLKTHDLLFLDRPRTAAGKHTTYNYADITWSPYGAYWRHARRICATQLFSPGRIASFEHVRADEVRSLVRGLFAAASGGAAAVPVRLNRDHLSTLSMNVITRMVLGKRLFDGGEGAAAAEGPGRRWASSSG; this is translated from the coding sequence ATGGAGCTACCGCCACTGCTGGCCACCTTCCTTGCCATGGTGCTCGCCGCCGTGATCCTCCGCACGCTCAAACCAACGTCCAGCCGCCGTGTTTACAACCTTCCCCCTGGTCCGAGACCGTGGCCTGTCATCGGCAACTTCAACCTCATCGGCGCGCTCCCGCACCGCTCCATCCACGAGCTCTCCAAGAAGTACGGCGAGCTCGTGCACCTCCGCTTCGGCTCCTACTCCgccgtcgtcggctcgtcggtcGACATGGCCAGGCTGTTCCTCAAGACCCACGACCTGCTCTTCCTCGACCGCCCCAGGACGGCCGCCGGCAAGCACACCACCTACAACTACGCCGACATCACGTGGTCCCCCTACGGCGCCTACTGGCGCCACGCGCGCCGGATCTGCGCCACCCAGCTGTTCAGCCCCGGTCGGATCGCGTCGTTCGAGCACGTCCGCGCTGACGAGGTGCGCTCGCTCGTGCGCGGTCTCTTCGCCGCGGCGTcggggggcgccgccgccgtgccggtgcGCCTCAACCGGGACCACCTGTCCACGCTCAGCATGAACGTGATCACGCGGATGGTGCTCGGCAAGCGGCTcttcgacggcggcgagggcgcggcggcggcggaggggcccgGTCGTCGCTGGGCGAGTTCAAGTGGATGA